The Gossypium hirsutum isolate 1008001.06 chromosome D02, Gossypium_hirsutum_v2.1, whole genome shotgun sequence region tacaaaatgttttgactggtactaacaattaataatttgatataatttggtaattttactaacaattaatacaattaacaattaataattttactaacaaaatgttagattttacaaaatattttgactggtacaaaaaaatataatttgtttacAATGACATTCAACTATTACGATttgggcatgatcgacttgtatggcctggattcctacaccatccgtGCAACTTCTGTTAACTaactgtttctcggatatccatattgttacgtattctagtcgagcaaggtcgaccctttagtttgcgacgcaattctctatccggtaacaactTAAAAAGAGTAAAAGATACGGGCGGCTACTTACATTCATCTAGGACCGGTGGGAAAATGTGTCTccagacgttgtacatgttttctaatttgtacacttcatccacatagctcatcggatccagacggagattctaacaagctgcaataacatgagcgcatggataacaaagtgcatcaaacatctcacagtcgcaagtcctatttcgcaaATGTACACGATATTACCCGCCAACAAtaccttggtgcggtctgtcaaactctgtcacgtgaaaccataagttgtctcgatcgtgacacactgtgtgcatggtgttcgcccacaccttggccttgttaatttcttgcactaccttactgcaccatacatggcctccctgcatctggcctgcataactccctactcgctttggaaatagcgccgccaaacgaaaatatgtctctcgcacaactgatgttatcggtagatggcgcgtttcttttagaacataatttatgcattcagccaggtttgaggtcatatgaccgtATCGTAGGCCGCaatcgtatgcttgtgcccacagTTCGAAatgtatgttacaaaggtagtccgcgCCTTCTCCGTTAATTAAACGTAAAATtaccaacatctcgtgaaaacagtctttatttattttataccctGCCAATACAAGTTCAtagcgaatattacataccacttCTTCATTTacaactaattcaaattgacaaacgaaataacacagatagaggctaaatacccatgttggtcacttgtcgacattcgctcttagatggatattgcctatAGTAGTTGGAAGCAACGTGCCTTAGGCAATATTGATGGTGTGTGCGCTGCTATAAGCTTCCTtgtcgatcaaatgcagctagtataccagtaccccgatctgaaataacacagatatcaggttgggggcataCATGCGTCCTTGACCTAGATAGAAAGAAATCCCAATCATCAgatgactcccccggtgttattgcaaacgcaattggaagaattctcccatcGCCATCTtgtgccactgcaagcaatagccgatgcgtatacctaccaaacataaaggtaccgtcaatttgtaccaatggcttgcagtatagAAATACATCTCGGTATTGCTTAAAGGTCTAAAACAGgcatttgaacacttggcatccatgtagcaatcggccgttgtagtacgcatgttccgtttcaaggtctgtgatggcacctgggaTGTATCTttctagcacttgacaccactgccatatttcattatgtAAGGCATCCcccccactatgcatcttctctaacgccttctgcttagctatccaagccttacgataagagggcgtgtaccccatttggctacgaatattgacaattaacaccggcactgaagtcctgGGATCTGCTTTcaccgtgggcagtatcaagctagctaacatagctaaatccatcttgggatgatcttgtgaaacacctataaacggagtacattaaataatgcaacattacataataacaatattattcataaaccgtcaatactgtacctgcagcacatgtatgtggacctttgtacttttttatctccgacaaccctgtccttttcctcaacgaggcgtagattttctATAAACATGTGTCATCTTGCAcggcacacttcgcctcaaacttttcagatttggatttaacgacgtggtagttaacgctgtttttgatgctatgttgtttcaaagcaccaataaaactatcattgttgggaaactgattaccaacttcaaattcacccaaATCTATCTCCAAACTTGTACGATCAagcaaccggtgtggtagatctggaaactccaacgcattatctgcagacagatcgacatcatgcatgtgggctggaggtgagtatgctctgaatcgtggattttcttcttcatctgaactccttttAGCATCTTCAGGTTCTATTGGAATAGGCTCcgattcagaaaataagccaacttctgcaccatcgggcccaggctctcgaggtggatccacatcggagtcatcttctaacccaccagcgtacgaggtcccctcaccgatggacgtcgtagggagtacatcatcccttcttctgggcatttcataacgtccccaattggatgtagattgccaaccactagaacttgatgccgttcctcagtacgtatttccagcatcaaacatctaGCCACTGACGTACATATCTCATCCATCGACAGAGTGTCTTGCAGGGGATGTGCATTCCACACCACTACCAAACATGGGCTGTTCCATGTTTTAtaacccgctaaccgagtgtcgactaggggtcgtgtatacatctcgaacaccagttgcaagtacatcatttggcgatgtaaattgtacatataactgaATATAatgtgctccactagcaagatgagtctgcaccattacctccaagctacgagcaccttttatatcgaacgagtcatatgtcaccggattaatagaagaacaaaatcgatacgtaatagacaaaactttcattggcgtcgttctgaaaattttacgcctaattcttttacgaagttctatcaaatctatgttctggttaaaaaccagtcgcaccgtattctccgaaaAAAATAACAccgttctcggtgtggcaaacctcaccatcatagtaaataacaacactaatacatTCACTCATATTTAATTTCTAACCTTCTTAGCCTTTCTAAATTGTTTTTGCTATGTAACTTAtgcaatttaataacatttattgCCTCATTTATAACCTCAGCCCAAatatgctactgtagcaaaagcgcgtccacgagggcacgatttcataaattcttctgataaagcatcctgcttgaagcgttttttatactattttctcagaaacgtcaactcgaaattatttttttaggacttactatagcaaaagcgcgtccatgtGAGCGCGATTTCAGaaatttttttgataaagtatcctgcttgaagtgttttttatactatttactcagaaacgtcaactcgaaattattttttcaggacctactgtagcaaaagcgcgtccacgtgggcgcgatttcagaattttttttgttaaaaaccttaaaccttaaaaacccaaaacctaacaTGGGAGAAACGACAAAAACACGTCCCTAGGGGCGCGCTACGTGGCaacaaaacgcgtccacgtcagcgtgcTTTACCTACGTTGCAACAAATCGCGTCCTTGTAAGCGCGCTTTGTGTCCATGTAAGCAAAGCGCGCCCCTAGGGACGCGTTTTGttgacacgtcccctgacatcgcgttgATGGGGACGCGTTTTCTGGAAAAATGACCCAttccaataaataataaaatacaggGCCTAtctcgataaatttaaaaaaaaaaggggatttttttagtattttgccCAATCTAAACATTTCAATTTGGagttgaaaaattttcaaattcaatttaatctcgaattaaatgttaatttgaaacTTTGAGAAGTTGGGTTTCTTTTTAATTATCAGCTGCAATTGAAATTGGAGCTTAGGAATATTGAATTTTAAACTTATTTGGGTCTTATTTTCTAATGTTTTGAGACATTTtccatttactttttatttaggTTTCCATAactatatatttaataaaaaattcagaaaattaCATTTCAATCAAATTAGTGAATTCTCCATCTATAATTAGTGAAGTCTTTATTTAAGCATGTTGAAACAAGTTTATTACGAAAAGGTTTAGTtattatatgatgaaattgaaaaacTGAAATATTGTGTGACCgctttctctatttttatttatttaattaataattaattataggaTTCATGTGATGCGGCACCGTTCCCGCTTTGCTTGCTCTGCCTACCTTCTCAAACAGCCCCCCATGTGACCACCGACAACTGCCAGCTGCAATCAATTAGGACCCGTGTTCTATCCTATACGCTCCCTCTCTCCACTCTGCCCTTCAACTTGCCACTAATAACTCGCCACGTCATCAAACTATCACTCCCATGTACCAAAACAGCCTTGTTTTCCCATCAAAATTACCAAATCAACACCACCGTTTTGACGTGGCATCCCAACCAGTAGCTCATACAGCTTATCCACCACACACGAATATACTCCTCAACGCGGCTAAGCCAGTtttcattattattcttattcaattttcacttttatttaatttccttATCTTTACTCCCACTTTATCATCATCACTGTCTCTTTAGCCTTTACCCTTTGTTTCGTTGATTTGTTTCTAAGGATTTAATCTCCAAACCTTCTTCCCATTTCTTCATTACATTGTTCaagaaaaaagaagcaaaaaaacATGGCCAAAGTTCTGTTGTTCATTGCACTATGTGTGCTTCCAGCTTTGGTTAGTGCTACACGCATTCTGAATAATCAATTGGTGGTAGAAGGCTATGTGTACTGTGATACTTGCCGTGCTGGTTTTGAAACCCCTAAGACTAGAAGCCTAGCTGGTACTTTCCATTTCTAACATACTTTGATCTTAATCTATGTTTTACTATGTTGGCTTTTGTGTATTATGTTGGTGACATTGTTAGATCTGGTGTTTAAGGTTTTAAAGTGGTAGATCTGTGAAGTAGTTTGTAGGTTTTGATGTTACATTGAGTTAAAGTGAATGATAGGGTGTCTAAACATAAAATAATGGGAACAACCATGACATGTTGAACTGGAGGTCAAAATCAGTAGGCGGTTCAAAGATgcaaattttaatagaaatgggGAAACTTTAAGGTTTAAGATGATAATTTTGCTCATAGATTTATAAACCCAAAAATGTTGGTTCTTGGACATGGAACAGGATGTTGTGTATTGTTTAATGGCTGTCTTGCCTGGATCTTTCGTTCCCCTTGTCTGATCTATGTGATGTTTAATATCGGTACTTTGTCGTATTTGGTTCTGAATCTTGGTATACTGATATCATGTGCTTTGTAGATGCCATGGTTAGGTTGGTATGCTCCGACAGGAAGAGCGGCCAAGTTGTCTTCAAAAAGGAGGGATACACCGACAAAACCGGAAAATACCAGATTCGTGTATCCGAGGATCACTTGGATCAGATCTGTGATGCAGTTCTTGTGAAGAGCTCCCAGCTTGGTTGTGCCACAATGTCCCCCGGTCGTGAACGTGCCCGTGTTATCTTGACCAACTTCAATGGCATTTCATCCACCACCCGTTATGCCAATGCCATGGGCTTCATGGTTGACGAGCCTGAAGCAGGCTGTGCTGAGATGATGAAGATGTATCAGGAGGATGAGGAGGATGTCTAGTGTGTTGGTTTggatttatttgcatatgaaatATGATGTTGTCTGCTATTTGTTATGTGAATTGCTCCGTTATTTCTACGTTTAGAGGACTTCTATAACTTATTTTTCTTACAAATTCTATTACCAATTATATAAACCTAAGCTATGGCTTCTATCTCGGAAGTATTTTTTTGGGTAATTGATGTTGTTTCAACTTGATGAAACTGCTGTTTATTTAGCAATAAGGTACATTAGCTATGAGTTGTATTATTTAACAACTTGAATCTCTGATTCTTTGTCTCCAATGCTCAATAAATAAGACCCTTCTTCAATcaccatcgaaccatctttcttggCTGAGCTAAGATGCTCACATGGCCTCAACTCAAATTCAACATCAGCTCTTTCCCCTGCGTTCAGGTTAACACTCTGGAATGCAACTAATTGTCTCACTGGCCTCCCATTGACCATCTTTGGTTGCCTCACAAATAGCAACATTGGATGCTTACCGGCCATCGCACCATGGTTTTTAACTCGAACCTTGACTGTGTACTTCATTTTTTCACAAACTTCGTCTCCCATCTCTGAAACAGGCAAGTACCTGTGAGGATTTGAGCTCTCAACCATTATATGGACCCTGTTTTGTGTTACAGGGAGAATTTCATAAGTGTAGTTCGAGTAGCTAAGACCATAACCAAATTCAAAAACCTTCGGTCCTTGGTAGAATCTGTAGGTGCGTCCGGGATAGCTGGATGAAGGTTCAGGTCGCATTCTCATGTCCGTCATCGGCACGTTAACATAACTTTGTGGATACCAAGTAACTGGTAACCTCCCTCCTGTATACAAATTTGAAGCTTACAAACTTAAGTATGCCTTTTGTTTATCAtgcaaagaaaagaaatgaaCTCACCAGGGTTGTGATCACCAAATATAATTTCTGCTAATGCACGACCTCCGGCTTCACCTGGATAACCGGCCCATAGAATGCTTCCGATGTGTTGATCATTTTTAGCGAATGATATGTCAACCGGACCTCCTGATAGAAGCACCAAAATGACTGGATT contains the following coding sequences:
- the LOC107910583 gene encoding protein DOWNSTREAM OF FLC, coding for MAKVLLFIALCVLPALVSATRILNNQLVVEGYVYCDTCRAGFETPKTRSLADAMVRLVCSDRKSGQVVFKKEGYTDKTGKYQIRVSEDHLDQICDAVLVKSSQLGCATMSPGRERARVILTNFNGISSTTRYANAMGFMVDEPEAGCAEMMKMYQEDEEDV